From a single candidate division KSB1 bacterium genomic region:
- a CDS encoding biopolymer transporter ExbD — protein sequence MTFRKSSTQKEIELPTFIDIVFLLLIFFIVSFSPVAPKVGEAELELNLPVAEGAGQVESDELLETILIEILPLKEEEKMIGFRVSVLLPFENYASQRGRLTYRDAKSYAIQYQRQADLPLDVSKLSDREFSRLPAIQLLNDQIDRYVASKFRVPRPSNRIDIRADQEVQFRVINAVMEKCSSYDDLIPSLVFRTKFKRE from the coding sequence ATGACTTTTCGAAAATCAAGCACTCAAAAGGAGATTGAGCTTCCTACTTTTATTGATATTGTTTTTCTTCTCTTGATCTTTTTTATCGTTTCCTTTTCTCCTGTTGCACCAAAAGTTGGTGAAGCTGAATTGGAGTTGAATCTTCCTGTCGCCGAGGGCGCTGGCCAAGTTGAATCCGATGAACTCTTGGAAACGATTCTGATCGAAATATTACCGTTAAAGGAAGAAGAGAAAATGATAGGTTTTAGGGTTTCTGTTTTGCTACCATTTGAAAACTATGCATCTCAAAGAGGTAGATTAACTTATAGGGATGCTAAAAGTTATGCGATTCAATATCAACGGCAGGCAGATTTACCTCTCGATGTTTCAAAATTGAGTGATAGGGAATTTTCAAGACTTCCTGCTATCCAGTTATTAAATGATCAGATTGATCGATATGTAGCAAGTAAATTTAGAGTTCCACGACCTTCAAACCGAATTGATATTCGAGCTGACCAGGAAGTTCAATTTAGAGTAATCAATGCTGTAATGGAAAAATGCAGTTCTTATGATGATTTGATACCGAGCTTAGTTTTTAGAACCAAATTTAAAAGGGAATAA